The following nucleotide sequence is from Streptomyces brevispora.
CGGCTGGGGCTCGCCGCTCATCGTCGTCGCGTTCGTCGTCGCGGCCGTGTTCCTGGCGCTGTTCGTCCGGATCGAGAACTCGGCCAAGGCGCCGCTGCTGCCGCTCGACATCTTCCGCAACCGCTCCTTCAGCATCGCCGCGGTCGTCGCCGTCGTCGGCATGTTCGCGTTCCTCGGCGCCGGTTATGCGACCAGCATGCGCATGGGCCCCCTCCAGCACCAGAGCCCGATGCGCATCGCGGTCGCATTCCTCGTGTCGAACTGCTGGGTCGCCGTTCTGACTCCGGTGACCGGACGCATGCTGACGCGACTGGCACCGCGCTGGGTCCTCGGTTTCGGCCTGGCCCTCATCTCGGCCGGCGGATTCTGGGCGGCCACCCTGCCCATCACCGACACCTCACTCCTGTCGATCACGCTGCCGCTCGGGCTGATCGGTATCGGGTTCGGCTTCACGGTCTCCTCCATCACCGCCACGGCCGTGAACACGGTGCCCGCGCACCTGGCGGGCATGGCCAGCGCCACCACCAGCCTGCTGCGCGACCTCGGCTTCGCCCTCGGTCCCGCCGTCGTCGGCGCCATCGCGCTCAGCCGCGCCGACTCCCTCTTCAGCACCGGCCTCGCGCAGGCCACGGACCTGAGCCCCGCCGCGCAGGCCGCCGCCGGACAGCTCGCCGAGGCGGCGGGCCCGCTGGCCGTCAACTCCGCTCCGGCCGGCTCGCCGCCTGCCGAGGCGGCGGGCCTGGCGCTCGAGTCGCTCAGCAACGGCTTCTCCACAGGCTACCTGGTGTGCGGTATCGCCGCTCTCCTGTGCTGCGTGCTCGTCGTCGGTGCCCTGCGCGACAAGACCGGGGGCGACGGAGCGGCAAGCACCCCGGACAGCGGGGAGACCAGTACTCCGGACAGTGGGGCGGCAGACGCTCCGGCCGAAGGGGCCGCCGTCTGACCGGCGGTTCCAGCGCGCCCGAACCGCTGCGGGGGTCTTGAAACGGACCCTGGGTCCTTCCGTTTCTCAGCTCCCCTATATCGATCCGACAAGGAGGAACCAGCATGCCGAAAAGCGATGTCCGCCAGACGCGACGCGTCGCCCTCTCCAGCTTCCTGGGCAGCACCGTGGAGTTCTACGACTTCCTGCTGTATGGGGCCGCTGCCTCACTGGTGTTCAACCAACTGTTCTTCACCCGCCTGACCCCCTTGGCAGGGACTCTGGCCTCCTTCGCCACGCTGGCGGTCGGATATCTCGCCCGGCCGCTGGGCGGCATCGTCTTCGGTCACTTCGGGGACCGGCTGGGCCGGAAATCGATGTTGGTGATCACGATGTCGCTGATGGGTGTGGCCAGCTTCTGCATCGGCCTGCTGCCCACCTACGACACCATCGGCGTCTGGGCACCCACACTGCTCGTCGTGCTGCGGCTGATACAGGGTGTGGCGGTCGGCGGGGAGTGGGGTGGCGCCGCGCTGATGGCGTTCGAGCACGCTCCCGCGCGCTGGCGCGGGCTCGCGGCGAGCTTTGCGAACATGGGCGGGCCGGCGGGTGCCGTGCTCGCTACCACGATGCTCGCGGCGTTCTCCGCGCTGCCGGAAGACGCGTTCCTCTCGTGGGGCTGGCGGGTGCCGTTCCTGTTCAGTGTGGTGCTGCTGGCGATCGGCCTGTTCGTACGGCTCCGCGTGGACGAGAGCCCAGCCTTCCAGGAGGCCGCACGCAGGGCCACCACGGCTCCCGAGAAGGAAGAGGTACCACTGCTGGCGGTGCTGCGGAGACACCCGAAGAACATCGTGCTGGCGGCCCTGGGCGGTTCCGCTCCGATTCTGATGCAGTCGCTGCTGGCGACGTTCATGCTGACCTACGCCATGGGCGTCGGATACGACCTCTCCACGGTGCTCGCCGCGCAGACCGCGTCGGCCGCCCTCCACATCCTGACCATCCCGGCCTACGCGGCCCTGTCCGACCGGGTCGGCCGCAAGACCGTGATGATCGGTGGCGCCGTCGGCTCGGCGATCGCCGCGTACCCGTTGTTCGCACTCGTCGACAGCGGCTCGGTAACCGCGCTCTATGTCGCGTACGTGATCGGGAATCCGCTGCTCCAGGCAGCCATGTACGGGCCGATGGCCGCGTTCGTGAGCGAGATGTTCGGTACCCGTGCCCGATACACGGGCGCGTCCCTGGGGTACCAGCTCGCCACCACTCTGGGTGGCGGCCTGGCGCCCCTGGCGGCGACCGCGCTCCTGGCAGGCGCGGGTAACGGCACGGACCCCACTCCCGTCGTCCTCTTCCTCGTGGGTGTATGCCTCCTCAGCGCCGTCGCTATCGCGCTGACCCGGGAGACGAACCGGTCCGACCTTGAGGACGCCGCGTTCCCGGACCCAGTCGCGATTGCCGAAGCCCCGTGAAGGGAATCGACGAGCACCTGCTTCCGGCTACTGGCCGGAAGCAGGTGTCGATCCCGCCTGCCACCCGCGAAACGGGCCTCGGGAGGTAACTCCGCTTCCGAAAGTTGATCACTGGTCGACCACTGTCGGCGGTCTCCGAAAAGATTTCGAAGACCGCCGACACGAGGAGGCCGGTGCGCTCCTGGTGGTTGACGCGTCGACCGTGTGCAGCTGCGCTGTGATGTAGCGGGTCGGCTAGGCGAGGACCGTGGCTCCTGCAGGTGCTGGCGTTGCCGTAGCTGCGGGCGCCGTGGAGGTCTCGCGTTTGAGGGTGTCCTTGTAGAGAACCTCATCCGCCCAGGTGGGAGGCGGTGGACCGTTTCCGTGGGGCCTCGCGGGCGGCGCTCACGCCAAGACGCTCGTGCTGACGCCGATCAGCACGGCAACGTGATCACTCGTGCTGGTGCGACTGAGCCACCGGGACAAAGGCATCAGATCACGGTGCTGGAGAAGCAACTGAGTAAGTACAGGCCGCGGTCGATGCGGTCGACCGAGCGTTCCCGGCGGCGCTGCTGCACCAGCTCCCGATGGACATACTGCGTCGGGTGTCGCTGCTGGTACGTCGGAGACGGTGATGCGCTGGCACCGAGCACCAACATGCCGCTTTACCAGGACGGACGAGGTTTCTGGCAAGACAGGCCTGCGCTGAGCGCTGGCCCTCGGCTGGCGATTCCGGAGGTGGCGGGCGAGGCATTTGGTGTGGGCGAGACCTCCGTTTTTCTCCTTGTCGTCCGGCAGGGAGAGACACGTGTCCTTCAGGACAGGCGGCCGAGTGTTCCCAGATTCCGACGATCGGGTCCGTCGCCG
It contains:
- a CDS encoding MFS transporter; the encoded protein is MPKSDVRQTRRVALSSFLGSTVEFYDFLLYGAAASLVFNQLFFTRLTPLAGTLASFATLAVGYLARPLGGIVFGHFGDRLGRKSMLVITMSLMGVASFCIGLLPTYDTIGVWAPTLLVVLRLIQGVAVGGEWGGAALMAFEHAPARWRGLAASFANMGGPAGAVLATTMLAAFSALPEDAFLSWGWRVPFLFSVVLLAIGLFVRLRVDESPAFQEAARRATTAPEKEEVPLLAVLRRHPKNIVLAALGGSAPILMQSLLATFMLTYAMGVGYDLSTVLAAQTASAALHILTIPAYAALSDRVGRKTVMIGGAVGSAIAAYPLFALVDSGSVTALYVAYVIGNPLLQAAMYGPMAAFVSEMFGTRARYTGASLGYQLATTLGGGLAPLAATALLAGAGNGTDPTPVVLFLVGVCLLSAVAIALTRETNRSDLEDAAFPDPVAIAEAP
- a CDS encoding MFS transporter, whose amino-acid sequence is MSVSPTATAHDRERSGEGPRTRSFLGTLIAGCLAVFVAQLATTIPATLNGLFQADLQPLGSQLTWITAAFLLPIVVLELTFGVLGDLFGRRRLLVGGALLMVAGEVVAASAPDVILLCVGQVLSGIGAAAVIPTSLTVIAVRTDDGPRRARVIAIWVTSLAVGNTLAPLLGGITANFGSWRWSFVVLAALAALSALVSALFAEESSAPEGRKLDVRGQITIAVALIALLYAVVQGPADGWGSPLIVVAFVVAAVFLALFVRIENSAKAPLLPLDIFRNRSFSIAAVVAVVGMFAFLGAGYATSMRMGPLQHQSPMRIAVAFLVSNCWVAVLTPVTGRMLTRLAPRWVLGFGLALISAGGFWAATLPITDTSLLSITLPLGLIGIGFGFTVSSITATAVNTVPAHLAGMASATTSLLRDLGFALGPAVVGAIALSRADSLFSTGLAQATDLSPAAQAAAGQLAEAAGPLAVNSAPAGSPPAEAAGLALESLSNGFSTGYLVCGIAALLCCVLVVGALRDKTGGDGAASTPDSGETSTPDSGAADAPAEGAAV